From a single Phalacrocorax aristotelis unplaced genomic scaffold, bGulAri2.1 scaffold_34, whole genome shotgun sequence genomic region:
- the LOC142051424 gene encoding protein ELYS-like yields MRDLAAQVTSSLLQFPEVTIQALGEDELTRGSVLRGRFSRGRDGLAWLACGPQLEVVSAVTGERLSAHRFSGAREQPPTIRVVKEVSWQTGTGLLVGLREAEGSVLCLYDLGTSSVVTAVVLPGRVTAVEPITNPGGASVRPWHLHQALQGFCGVAAVATDVGHLLVVDLGLDDLSCSQRENEPSGLTVVTRAAAGVSQGRATVTRAGRHLCLQLQCSSGTAISTLCYISRSNQLAVGFSDGSLSLWNMKTLQREHHCQLEGGRIPVCAVTFQEPEHDPRNCCYLWAVQSTQESEGDAVSLHLLQLAFADRRRLASGQVMYERLASCVEKYSLDLTGGAFPLRGQGSKTKLLSCQAVEIFPNCIDREGSVDEVISPGTSVSVFSWQVNTRSQGKPSAYLGVFDFDCWYQAQKPGSLRPEESLQDCPYFALWSLDAVTSTTAPNLLLDVVVQECSLSWRVPPSYPQPELCFHPSTYNFDGMCLLSSGVVHVTCSGFRKEDFHERCSLCDEEPIFTQAGSKRNAERASHQAEEHLICGGALGQRALVHSVVANMNVLADLTNKLAVTSLAALYARVVLWFCGSRLLPEGSGDEMRFSRPFYNYPLIRSYYAGHRQKLECLSRRKWDSDCLMVDGMVSQLGDRVEKLWQRDEGGTGKYPPPSLRALLELYLLEGVEESHKHAITIYLLLDIIHSFPNKTEPSVDSFAAAFAIPSGLVKLIQGFWLLDHKDYENSLALLFHPATTKPVSWQHVRILRSLMCQGEHGRALRYMQVMKPPFASSCEERLFLTVLLSNRCMAEAWALLQEDAAQLKEEELLKDMYDICREMGLVRDFLRLPFTDSEQKCLEKFLRIHEILLARHLQRANCMAAARLNQAMNVHLMNDRAPRWRQRAVARNSLSAQHGKTLPRGQRQLAVERAKPYHLPSSGPREGSSSSVVQVSLESKNQLEAAVTNMQLEAGQFLYLPLLTSMSA; encoded by the exons ATGCGAGACCTCGCGGCTCAGGTaacgagcagcctgctgcagtttcccgaGGTGACCATTCAGGCTCTTGGGGAAGATGAGCTCACCCGAGGGTCTGTGCTGCGTGGGCGGTTTTCCAGAG ggagagatgggctggcctggctggcgtgtGGCCCTCAGCTGGAGGTCGTGAGCGCTGTGACGGGAGAGCGGCTCTCTGCACACCGTTTCAGTGGAGCCcgtgagcagcctcccaccatCCGCGTGGTGAAGGAGGTTTCCTGGCAGACGGgaacggggctgctggttggcttgagagaagcagagggaagtgttcTCTGCCTGTACGACCTTGGAACATCAAGCGTGGTTACAGCAGTagttctgccaggaagg GTAACTGCTGTAGAGCCCATAACTAACCCCGGAGGAGCCAGCGTGAGGCCTTGGCACCTGCACCAGGCTCTGCAAGGGTTTTGTGGCGTGGCAGCAGTGGCGACAGATGTTGGTCATCTGCTTGTGGTGGACCTTGGTTTGGATGATCTCTCTTGCAGTCAGAGGGAGAATGAACCATCGG GTCTAACAGTTGTCactagagctgctgctggcgtttcacaaggaagagcaaccgtgaccagagcagggagacatctctgccttcagttacagtgttcttcaggaacagcaatatCGACCCTGTgctacatcagcagaagcaaccagCTCGCCGTGGGTTTTTCCGACGGCTCCCTGTCACTGTGGAATATGAAAACTCTGCAGCGGGA gcaccactgtcagcttgaaggaggaaggattcctgTCTGCGCCGTTACTTTTCAAGAGCCTGAGCATGATCCTCGCAACTGTTGCTACTTGTGGGCTGTTCAGTCGACgcaagaaag tgaaggcgATGCCGTGAGTTTACATCTGTTGCAGTTAGCGTTCGCAGACAGGAGGCGCTTGGCTTCAGGACAAGTCATGTACGAG cgtttggcatcctgtgttgAAAAGTACAGTTTAGATCTGACGGgcggagcctttcccttgagagggcagggcagcaagacCAAACTACTCAGCTGTCAGGCTGTAGAAATCTTTCCCAACTGCATTGACAGAGAAGGCAGcgttgatgaag tcatatctcctggcaccagtgtctcagtcttcagctggcaagtgaatacacgcagccagggaaaaccatctgcttatttgggtgtatttgacttTGACTGCTGGTATCAGGCTCAAAAGCCAGGGTCGCTAAG gccagaagaatcccttcaggactgcccctattttgcactgtggtcactggacgctgtaacaagcacgactgctccaaacctccttctggatgttgtggtgcaggagtgcagcctaagctggagagttcctccttcttatccacaacctgagctgtgttttcatccaagcacctataattttg atggcatgtgcctgctgagctctggagttgttcatGTGACGTGCAGCGGCTTCCGGAAGGAG gaTTTCCATGAGAGATGCAGCCTTTGTGATGAAGAACCCATCTTCACCCAGGCAGGCTCCAAGCGAAATGCTGAGCGAGCGAgtcatcaggcagaggagcactta ATCTGTGGGGGTGCGCTGGGGCAAAGAGCACTTGTGCACAGTGTGGTAGCTAACATGAACGTCTTGGCAG acttgacaaACAAGCTGGCGGTGACCAGCCTCGCAGCTTTGTATGCACGAgtggtcctctggttctgtGGGTCCCGTCTCCTGCCAGAGGGCTCAG gtGATGAGATGcgtttctctagacctttctacaATTATCCTCTGATTCGGAGCTACTACGCTGGTCATCGACAGAAACTGGAGTGTTTATCAAG aagaaaatgggacTCTGACTGCCTGATGGTCGATGGGATGGTTTCCCAGTTAGGAGACCGAGTTGAGAAGTTGTGGCAGAGAGATGAAGGAGGAACGGGGAAATACCCACCTCCTAGTTTACGC gcactgctggagctgtATTTGCTAGAAGGTgttgaagaaagccacaaacatgcaatc acaatttacttgctgctgGACATCATACATTCCTTTCCGAACAAAACAGAACCTTCCGTCGACTCCttcgcagctgcctttgccatcccttcGGGCCTTGTTAAGCTTATCCAAGGATTTTGGCTTCTAGACCACAAGGACTATGAA aattccctggccctgctctttcaCCCAGCTACAACCAAACCTGTGTCGTGGCAACACGTGAGAATTCTTCGGTCCCTcatgtgccaaggagagcatgGGCGAGCCCTCAGATACATGCAGGTGATGAAGCCACCATTTGCAAGCAGTTGTGAAGAGCgacttttcctcactgtgctgttgtccaatag gTGCATGGCGGAggcttgggctctgctgcaggaagacgCCGCTCagttaaaggaggaagagctattaaaagacatgtatgaCATCTGTCGGGAGATGGGACTAGTGAGAGACTTCCTgaggctgcctttcacagactctgaacaa aagtgtttggagaaatttttacgGATTCATGAAATTCTTTTAGCCCGGCATCTGCAGCGTGCCAACTGTATGGCAGCAGCACGGCTGAACCAGGCGATGAACGTTCATCTCATG aaTGATCGTGCTcctcgctggagacagagagcagttgccagaaattctctctcagCCCAGCACGGCAAGACCCTTCCTAGaggtcagaggcagctggctgtagaGAGAGCCAAGCCTTACCATCTGCCTTCGTCCGGACCAAGAGAAG GATCCAGCAGTTCCGTGGTCCAGGTAAGCCTTGAGTCAAAgaaccagctggaagcagctgtcactAATATGCAGCTGGAGGCCGGTCAGTTCCTTTATCTCCCGTTATTAACATCCATGTCAGCGTAA